TGCGTGACGAAAATGATTAATCATATGAAATTCCTGTTTCAATAATTATTGCGCAAAGGGGTTCTTTGTTTCGTATGACTTGATATAGAGAGCATCGGAAATCAGGTATTGATAAATATCATCAACAATGTCAATGCCATGAACGGCGGCATTACGTTGATTAATATCTTGATCCTGTCCGGGGTAATAAACCTGTTTAAAACCAGGCGCAGGAGTAACGGCATTCAACTCTTGCATGGTTTGACTGAGATGCTGACGAAATAATTGGCTGGAGGAGAAAAACTCGGGGTTAATCACCAAATGCAGTTGGCCTAAATTACGTCCAGCATGGAGATCTTCATACATAGAACTGACCTGACGACCAAACGGTAATCCCAGTAGAATCCCGGATAACACATCGATCATCATCATCAGACCATAGCCTTTCGGCCCGGCAGCGGGAAGCAACGCATTAACCGTAAAAGGATCGGTGGTCGGCGCGCCATTTTTATCGACAGCCCAGGTATCGGGGATTAGTTCATTGCGTGAGCGGGCATCCAGAACTTTGCCCCAGGCCTGCACCGTCGTCGCCATA
This window of the Citrobacter freundii ATCC 8090 = MTCC 1658 = NBRC 12681 genome carries:
- the allD gene encoding ureidoglycolate dehydrogenase gives rise to the protein MKISRETLHQLIENKLCKAGLKREHAATVAEVLVYADARGIHSHGAVRVEYYAERISKGGTNREPTFRFEDTGPCTAILHADNAAGQVAAKMGMEHAIEIAEKNGVAVVGISRMGHSGAISYFVQQAARAGLIGLSVCQSDPMVVPFGGAEIYYGTNPLAFAAPGAGDDIMTFDMATTVQAWGKVLDARSRNELIPDTWAVDKNGAPTTDPFTVNALLPAAGPKGYGLMMMIDVLSGILLGLPFGRQVSSMYEDLHAGRNLGQLHLVINPEFFSSSQLFRQHLSQTMQELNAVTPAPGFKQVYYPGQDQDINQRNAAVHGIDIVDDIYQYLISDALYIKSYETKNPFAQ